The following coding sequences lie in one Apium graveolens cultivar Ventura chromosome 3, ASM990537v1, whole genome shotgun sequence genomic window:
- the LOC141714074 gene encoding uncharacterized protein LOC141714074, which yields MNPTWPAEAFHSKVVNDLKCNVSYSMIYRALKKAKESILGKHEEEFKLLYRYVNELKKAMPNTTVELMTEDAEEGVEGRRFKRFYVCLGPLKEGVMDGCRPLIGLDGCHLKGPFGGILLTAVATDPNDGMYLVAWAQVEAENNDSWSWFLSLLKDDLRVVNDGGYTFISDRQKGLVNALEAHFPSADKDFA from the exons ATGAATCCTACCTGGCCAGCTGAAGCATTTCACTCCAAAGTGGTGAATGACTTGAAATGTAATGTTTCATATTCCATGATATATAGAGCTCTCAAAAAGGCAAAAGAAAGTATCTTAGGGAAACATGAAGAAGAATTCAAGTTGTTGTATAGGTATGTGAATGAACTGAAAAAAGCCATGCCAAATACCACAGTGGAGCTAATGACAGAGGATGCAGAAGAAGGTGTAGAAGGTAGGAGATTTAAGagattttatgtttgtttgggtCCTTTGAAAGAAGGCGTTATGGATGGATGTAGACCACTGATAGGTCTGGACGGATGCCATTTAAAGGGGCCATTTGGAGGTATCTTGCTCACAGCAGTAGCCACAGATCCCAATGATGGGATGTATCTTGTGGCATGGGCCCAGGTTGAAGCTGAAAATAATGATTCCTGGAGCTGGTTCCTCTCTTTACTAAAAGATGACTTGAGGGTGGTCAATGATGGTGGTTATACCTTCATTAGTGACAGACAGAAG GGCCTTGTTAATGCTCTTGAGGCACACTTTCCCTCGGCAGATAAAGATTTTGCGTAA